DNA sequence from the Paramormyrops kingsleyae isolate MSU_618 chromosome 14, PKINGS_0.4, whole genome shotgun sequence genome:
ttcaatgcaaaattttattttcataataaattGTTACACTTTATAATTTCCCCCAAACTGCACAAGTTACAGGATATTCTCTCACTTATACAAGTCTcaaagtgctctgtgactggaCTGAGGTACAAATAACTGATAATTATAAATGAGTTGCTGTACACCCAACTTTATCTGACATAAACTTTATCTTCACTTTAACAAGCAAGAGCAGGTGCAACAGATTTAAATAACAAATGTCAGGCACTTAATCATTTTCCAGTATGTTTAAATGCAACAGATAACACGACATTAacgttttctctttttttttttttactcgtCTTACAATTAAAAAGTCCATCGTTTACAATACTCCAAATAAAACTTAAGTGTACTATACTCTTCCAAGTAATAGATGCAGGGTAATactattaataccaacatcgcatgttatgcgcATACAGTTACATCGCTAGTAAGCTAGATTAaggctttttcataccttcCTACTGTACGGACATTATAGTGCAGAAGGTTAAAGTTTCGTTACAACATTTTTTCCTTCATAGGGAAAAAAACTTTATAGCTTTGCAatattaatgattattccttttcaaggtTTAGTATGTGTTTAATAATCAGTTTAATCAGTTGAAGGTTTACCTGCGATGTTTCACCACGCTTTCGTGGTGGTTCCCCCAGGGTTTACTTTGGCTTTACATGTATTACAAATTGCAAGCTTTCTGTCGTCTTTGTGTCGGGTTTcctaaaattcattttaaaatattctccccctaatttccatttatggccacaagttctagtatttaaattaatattgaaatagccatttggctgaacagcatccagacctgttagaatcttatagacctggatcatgtccccccttagtctcctttgctcaaggctaaacagattcagctcagctaacttctcataagacattcctctaagaccaggaatcattcttttaaccctacgttgaaccttttccaaggcagcaatgtcctttttaaggtatggtgaccgaacctgcacacaatattctaggtggggtcttacaaaggaattgtataatcgttgcatcacctcccttgacttaaactccacacaactagagatgtaacccaacatcctattggtcttttttattgcttccccacactggcaagagtgggacatggaagcatcaacatacatacccaggtttttctcataatcagctacctttattttagtggaacccataaaatatctgtattttatatttctgctgcctgcatggattaccttacatttatcaaCGTTAAATTTCATTTGCCAGGTATCAGctcagtcactaattaaatcaagatcccattgtagcctctgtgtcgctagatcagtatctgctacaccacccaccttggtgtcgtctgcaagtttaaccagtttactgtatgtattggtgtcaacatcattaatgtaaattaggaacaatagtggtcctaaaattgaaccctgtggtaccccactatgaatgcaggctcactgtgacattgtgcctctaataactactcactgcttcctgtctgttaaccagttttcgatctaagctgccacagttcgtaaaatccctgcagttttgagcttaagcaagagctgtttgtggggacaacatcaaaggccttctggaaatctaagtagatcacattgtaggcctttttgtgatcaaattctcttgtagcttcctcaaagaactcaagtaaattagttaaacaggatctacctttcctaaatccatgttggctattatttgaatccaggtctTTTAAGTTCCTCTTGTTACATTGTTGTATCATTTTGTGTTGTACAGATGATATACCATTAAAAACAGCACTTTGGGTTCAACTCCTTTTGTTTAGAAgtgctctataaataaataaacgaacAGAAACATATACCACTTGTGCCAACAACATGAAATGTGCAAGTATATTTTGAGCTGTACTACATGTTTGCACTCAgatgtgcaaatggaaaattaTACACAGGCAGTGAAAAAACTAGGACTGTATGATGTATATTATCCACCATTTTATACGATGTGCAAGTGGTATCGATATAAATGATAGGAACAGAAGCTGTACATGGTATATTTCAATGTTCAGCATAAAGCAGAGGAGTAAAGTTTGACCACTGGGAGGAAGGATCTCCGGAGGTGTTCAATAGTACACTTAAGTACTAAGTAGCGTACTTTAAGGGCCTCTGTCAAGTGCTGGGCCCCcggaatctgccagggtatccctATCCGTCTGATGCCCATGACCACAAGCACTAGTGCAACCTATATAGAAATATAGATCTTTGTTAGGCGCTTACCCAGCAAACTTCAGGTACCTGGTTCCTGGGATGTCTGGACCGGGACGTCTTGTAGTTTAGTTTCATCCTGGCATGTCATCAAGTACATGCCAGTTATCTTGCAACATGATTAGCTGCACTGGCAGCTTGCAGCCCCCATGCAAGGCGAGGATCTATTGATATGTGAGAGATGGTTTGGGAGCCAGTGGCTACATGGATTGGCTTGCTGCCACTGGGCTGTGCCGTGAAGGCTGTTGGCGGTTAGTAGCATTCAACAGATGGATGCGTGATGTTTATTATAGtaataaaatgtgtgtgatgTGCAGAAGGTCACTCTGTAAAGGGAAATGAAGGGATATTTATGTCACTTAGTTACTGATTAAAACTTCCTGTATGTTTTGTTGTATTTGGTTGTGACTGTGGGTTTGTTCTTGGTTAAAGGATACGAGGTTTCACTCGATTATGGAAACTTGTGGCCAAGTTCGGACATCATTGGATGTTGTGTGAGGCAGCAGATCTGTCACTCAGTGgacagaatatttttgtactgtgaCATTTGGccaaaacttttaaaaaaagatgtatttcaaaaataattgTTAATGCTTGATTGTGAGTATACGACAAGGTCATGGGgctattttcatatttaaatgACTTAAATTAATCGTAAGTGGATAATTACATAATGCGTTATTTATATCTTGATACTCTTTTGCTGTCTGGTACTTTATGGCGACAATATCCCCCTGTAtcttgcaataaaaaaaatcaatgaaaagAAAGATCAGGTGGGATCAGTGTTCAGCAGTTAACTTTTATGAAGGCTGTAAAACCATATTACGTTCTCTCATTATAGCACAGTACATGAAGGATTGGGAGGCATGGAGGTGAATGAGATCTTGGGGAAGGGATTCATGCAttaataacagatttttttagCGTAACAGTGTTTTTTAGCGTATTGTATAATGGCTCCCTCTAACACATCTGTCACCTGTATTCCCGTCCATAAAATGCAAATTAAGGGATTTACCTAATGTCATAATTCCCGCAGATgatcgatactttattgatccccgtggggaagttgtctttacgcctccctcaacttgctcttttgtaGAGTGTGTTgtccacgaagggcagccacccgtagcggcacccagggagctgggggttaagggccttgctcaaggacccgcagaggCTGGGTtggaactggcaaccttctgattacaggcacacaggcttagcccactaagccacgcGCTGCCCCAATACAGATTACCGATACAGAATAAAAAGAATGGTTTCCTGATATTAGAATGTTTTAGTGCCATTTTAGTTAGTGACTGACGTTTTGAAAAGCAATTTAAAAGCCAAGTGCATATGATGTTTCATTTCCAGTATTGATTATTTAGCCATAAATGATGCATTTCCAAATTGCCATGGTCAAATGAAACTCTCGCGTACGACGCCACCCATGAGCACAGAATGCAAATAAGCTAAAATTCTAGAGTCCGATTTGCATAACGTGTAGgcaaataaagaaagaaatacTTCCGGCCATGGTAAAATGTATAGTAATAAGATAAACAGGCGTGCCAATGCGCTGAGGGGCACCTCCTGCAGGTTAATCaccatttgctaaataaatgaatgacttATAGCATTTGACGTCTGTTTCTGTAGATGTATACGGTTCAGTGCCCGGCTACAGGGAGAACCAGTCAGACTACAAGTACAACCCTTCCAGTCCGGACAGCACATTGTATGCACTCCCCAGCTGTATAGTCTGAAACAAATACGTGGCCATGGCTTAAAATTACTGCTCCCCCTTCCCAAACAGTTCCTGAAAAAGACACGCCATTACTTTATAGACTTTAAATTAATTGAGTATTTCAGAGTTTAAATGGGTATTTAGGACAGAAATTAAGATTTGCTACGCTCAtcattacaaaaacaaagaagtGCTAAATGAAAATTCTTTAACCTTTTTTGGTTTAATTTCCTTGGCTACTGCAGCACCTACCCCTACAATATCCTCTGCCTGAAAAAAGATGCCTACGAAAATTAACAAAGAGAAAATGGCTCATGGCAAAACAAAATGCTAGCTAATTAAAAGGGCCATTATAGAGAGAGCTTACTTCCCTAGAGGGAGACATTTAAACACTGCTTGAGTTGCGTTAATCACTGCGCTGCCTGCAAAAGCTAGCAGTCTCCTTGTCGATTGTTTAAATGggtttaaattacatttaatttattcctAATTTTGTAGCCTGGTACTAATAGCAGGAGTATCGGTGAGCATAGTACTTTTCAGACTCTTCAGGCATCTTGTACATACGTCTAAACAAACTAGCTGAAAAGGTAGCTATTGTTAATAACCAGTTACCGTGCAGCTAGAAATAATCACATTTGTTCTTCGTCATTATTACACACATTCCTCGGGTTCTGGTTTTGCTTGCTCGACGATTTACTTGTAAGCCGGCAGAGTTTCTCCGGTGACCGGTTTGGGCTGTTCAGTGGAAACCTTAGAAGCTGGTTTTGGGTTGAGCTGTTTGAAAAGATTGCGACTCTCCAGTTCTTTGGCCTGGCGTGGATGTTGTGGAACATGCAGGAATGTGGGCTGTTTACCTGGGTTCCCATTTTATTCCTGGCATTTCTGGCCCCTGATAAGTTAATTGGTGGACATTATAGTGTCCTGGGGGAGTCGGGTTATAGCACTAaacctgttctgtgtctctgttcaCACAGCAAAGTACCCCGAGATCAAGTCCCTGATGGGTCCTGACCCTCAGCTGAAGTGGGTTGTGACTGGAATGGTGCTGACCCAGCTTTTAGCCTGCTATCTGGTACAGGACGTGTCCTGGAAGTGGGTTGTCATCTGGGCCTACACCTTCGGCGGCTGCATCAACCACTCGCTGACACTGGCGATCCACGACATCTCGCACAACGTGGCCTTTGGCAACAAGCAAGCTCGCTGGAACCGTTGGTTTGCCATGTTTGCCAACCTGCCCATCGGTCTGCCCTATTCAGCCTCTTTCAAGAAGTACCACATCGACCACCACCGCTACCTGGGCGGCGACGGCCTGGACGTGGACGTGCCCACCGACCTAGAGGGCTGGTTCTTCTGCACCCCTTTCCGCAAGCTCATCTGGCTCTTTCTCCAGCCGTTCTTCTATGCActgcgccccctggtggtcaaCCCCAAGCCCGTGTCCAGCCTAGAGGTGCTCAATGCCGCGGTGCAGTTGGTGGCAGACGTCTGCATCTTTTACCTGTGGGGGCTGAAACCCATCGTCTACCTGATTTCCGGCTCCATCCTGTGCATGGGGCTGCACCCCATCTCCGGCCACTTCATCGCTGAGCATTACATGTTCCTGAAGGGCCACGAGACCTACTCCTACTACGGCCCCCTGAACCTCATCACCTTCAACGTGGGATACCACATGGAGCACCACGACTTTCCCAGCATACCTGGCAGCCGACTGCCACTGGTGAGTCTGGCCTCATGTGGAAGGCTGATTTTCTTCCAAAGCAATCTTGTTATTCATGTTTCGTTATATGTAGAGACATGCATAGAAATTATCATTAAGCGTCTGAAAAATGCTTAAGAGTTACAGGAAGTGTAAATTTGAGTCTTACAGAGTATAAGTTCTGGGAGGGAAAGAGAGACAAATATTCAGGTCCCTGATCACTGTGCTACTGGCTTTCCTAGAGGATAAAGGGAAAGGCTTTTTAATCTAGCATGTTTAGAATGGCAAAACGCCCTTTATATTTGATGGATTACTTATCAAAGGACCCCCAcctaaaaacacacacacacacgcatgacACAGAGATGTTATACTGATACGACGGCCTGTGCAAACTTTCACAGTGCAGGGCAGCCTTTGTTTCACTTGTTCCTCCACGGTTTGTGCTTGGATCCATTTACTCAAAAgtctccctttttttttttccattagttACATCATCAAAGCTCAGTTGGGTGTATTCCCATGGTGCGTTTGATTGCTGGAGCCCAGGTGTAGGCTTGTGACTAATGTAACAAACGGCATTATACCTTATTCTTCATTAACAAGTGTACTAGGCTTAGCTGCTAGCTGCTGTTTAGAAGAAACTCTCATTATTTAGCAGAGTCATTAGTCTCAGACAGCAAGGGAATTGGCACAAATGAGGCAGACGTTACTGTAGGCGTTCTGTCCAAGGCTTGCCTCAACATAATGTGACTTGTGCCTTTTCAAGTCGTATTTTAACAATGGAATGGACACATGGTGCTGGAGGTGAAATATTAGGTGTCAGTGGTGAACATTCATGTCGTACTGTATTAACGGGACCTGCTCTGTTATTAGTGCCAGGCAACTCCTTTTTGGAATCACTCCCAGGAATCCTGCTTGTGTCCCAGCTAACCTCCTCTCCCCTCGCCCCCCCACCCACGGCAGGTGAAGAAGATGGCAGCTGAGTACTATGACTCACTCCCGCAGCACACCTCCTGGGTCCGCGTGCTCTGGGACTTTGTGTTCGACGACAGCATCGGCCCGTACGCCCGGATCAAGCGCGAGTACAAACTGGTCAAGCAGGAGTGATCGCCGGCCGCAGACCGCCCTGTCCGCAGACCGCCCTGTCCACTCCCTGGGAATTTACCATCgctttcctgtgttttttttttttcttcatgcgGGCAGATGCCCTGCCAGAGTCCTGGAGACAATCTTAACGGGCACACAGAAGGGGCGCTCTTACAAAGGTGCCCCTCCCTCTCAGAATCTGACATTAGTGGCTAAAATGGGACCACTTATTTGGTCATCCAGGACTGTCAGTGCGATTTAATGCAGAAGTGCTAGAAAAAATGGGCTCATCAATGCTGCCTCTATAAGAGGCTGCGTCAAATAGTAGTTTAAACTGGAATCAAACCATTTGGGAACATCCACTTTTCTTTGCAGTAAGAGGACTGCTGTGAGAATGCTCAGAgtatgaataaatattaagtgTGTACTGGGTGAATGTAGTATCTGGAAGCAAGAATGGGTTCAGATTGTCTCAGTACCTTCATGATCTTACTGTAATGTCATGGACTGTAGAGAAGAAACGAGTCATTTCAGCATTTCAAAGCAGTAAATGGCCATTTCTTCAGTGACGCAGCACTACAGTATTGTGCCTTTAAAACAATGCCCTGTGACATCGTTAGGAAATGCTACGTTTTGTTTCAAGCGGTCAGCCTCGTTGTGACATTTATTGAAATGGCTTAAAACAATTTCAAAATTAATGTTAACGCTGCATTTaactttgtaaaaaaaaaaaaatacctcgTCTGTTATTGTTGgctgtttttgtatgtttgttatCACCAGCAATTTCtaattaaaatgacatttaaatatgttttgcaCAATAATTTGATGTCTGACAAGCTCAAGTCACTGTCCTGGTGAAagattaagggaaaaaaacgtgTGTAAGAAACCGCTTCAAGCACCTGCCATTGTTGTTCACAGTTTTATTTAAATGgatttaaaacttttctttttttcttaaaccAGGAAGCACTTGGTTAAAAAGGGATATATTAAAACGAACGGTACTTCACCATATCTTGCAGCCAATAAACGCCTGAATAACAACATAATCACACATAACCATGGTCTTCCTTGCACTTTAAGGTTAAGCAATATCCATACACTTTCTATTTCCTTCACAACAAACTCACATTCAAACTTTTCCTTAAGTTACTACTCCAGTGAATTCAATACCTCCATGTTGGCAAAAAAAGATCTGATCTGAAAATGGTGCTGAGGTCAGGTGACTATAAAGCAAGCCTCTTTTAACTGTATTTACCAATAACCAAAGGAAAGAAAACGaccaatataaaatataaaaggcTGACATAAAATGGTGTGCAACATctgtctgaaaaaaaaatcaatagatagcataattaaacaaaaaagaaaatcctAGAAAAAGTAATAATTCAGCTTCATCAAAATTCTTTTAAGACTTAACAGAGAGCAGCAGGCTGCCACAGGGATTTCGTTATACACAGAGAGGAGAAGAGAGCGCAGGCTAATCAGTGCATGGCCCTCCATCCGTTTGCCCCCCATCTGTTGGCCCCTGTCCTCTATGCCCCTCCCtccttgcccccacccccttcccctCAGCCCCGCTGTCTTGTGATGCTCGTGTGACGATCCCCCGGAATGCTGTGGCAGTGGAGCTGAGAGACCCTCATATTCGGGCCCCCCTCCGCTGCCCCTACTGCTCCTGGGAAACCCCGGTCCGTCCCGCTCTCGGAGCATTACGTTGTGCTGATTCTGCTAAGTTCTTGTCTAATGGCTGCCGAAGGGAAACAAAGAACACAGGAGTGGCTATGAGACAGAGAAACACCATCACAAAATATTACTGAAGGGAAaccatatatttacatttttaagcatttatttCAGGTCTGCAAACATTATGCGTATGCAGATTTTGAAATCACTACAACTTTGCTTAAGAATCGTGTTTAATATCTACTTGTGAGAATTAGAGCTTTGAACATAATGATAAAATGATGTACATGTGATATTGGTGGAATATAGAGCCCTTACCGTCAATTATCTCATCCTTCACCTTCTGTAACTCGCGTACAACCTCCTCCAAGATTTCCTGTTGAAAGAGACTCCACCTATTCAAGCCTgtgttgtgtttattttaaagcaATACATTTGAAAACATTGATGAATCTTAGGTGGTCTGTTCATAAAATGTCTGAcattcataaatataatattaacatGCCGCAGGGAGGGATATGGTCCTTCAAAAAGGCTCTTTTGTAATCAGAGACACTGTGACTGCTGGCCAAACACTTTCCTTTCTTTAGAGAATCCATGGAATTACGCAGAGATGATAAACGTGAAATTGACTATTGTTAGTGAACTTTTGTTATGCAGCCCGACTTAGCGGCAATTAAGCTTTGTATAAAAGACCCTGTGAGAAATCAAATGTCTTTGATTATACTCTGTGCATGATTCCGGTGTGGCTGATTGATAAAAGGCAAGGTTCCTACCTGCTTCATTCTGTCAAAGTCTAAGGCATCTGTGTCACTGCTACTGCCTGCTGGTCTCACCCTGAATAAGCAAACACATGACATCAGCGACCTCCTTTGTTAAAAATCATAGTCACAGACTGTATCATATTCTGCATGCACCATATAATATTTCCCTAATACTATCCCCCGAAACACTCTCTTGTGTCTCCACAATCTTACTCTATTATGCAACTGTTCAAAAGTACAATGGCTGGCATCAGGGTTGAAGACGTGGCCCGAAAAGACAGCATCATTTATCTGCTACAGCCTTGAGATCAGTTTGAATCTTATAAGTAGGGGTTCACACTGTTTTGATGTCTGTGGACTGGTTTAcgttgttttaatttttttcagttgCAAATAGAACCAACCGAATGTGAGgggtcataaaaaatgttaaatatgtggtggtggtggtggtggtggtggtgggtgcggggggggggggggggggggagagctgttgctcatggccagcagggggtgccagaGAGCTCAGCTGAAAATGCAGTTGCTGTATATGAGCAATATCTAGGGTTTCTGAATAAACGGATCAGAAAGTGTAAGCGAAAGATGTTCCTTTCTGGCTATATGACATAGTGTCTGGGGGGAAATAAATAGGTCAGCCACACCTACTAATACTTTATGTGAAACCAGCCCAGGGACCGGCTAATCTCCAACAAACAGCTGTTTATGTAACTTACAGGCATATAATGTTTAGCAGGTTTgtggagcagagagagagaaggtgaAGGTGCTCCTCAAGCCCTTCAGGGCAATTACAGCCCCACCTTCTGACTGAACACACAATCCTGAGTTTGCTTACAAAACAAGAAGTCCTGGATGAAGCATTAGAAATTAACAAGgttctaaaaataaaaagcacagGGGGTCCTGATGAGGCGAGAAGTTCTCGGAGAAGGATGAAAGAGCACAAAGCGTAGCATCTCATATAGTATTTCAGGCACTGGAGTACCTGGATCTGGGTTACCTTGCTCAGAAGACTTTGTAATGACATAACTGCACACATTTGCCCTGTGCTCAGCTTTTTCATGTTCATTTTACAGTGCTGACCTTGACACCACTGAGGACTTGTCTGCAGAATTGGCTCGGTCCCATGGCTTCTTGACCGCATCTGTTGGGTGAGGAGTCAGAGTGAAGATATCAGCCAAATCCTGCTTAAAATGTCCTACTTGTCCAAAGCCTGCGTTTTAGCTCCTAGGTACTGCCCTCTGTTTAAGCTTCATATGAAAATCAAAGTGGGGATTCCCACATGGATTCTCCTGATATTCCCAGTGACATTTCGAACCTGGGTATCCACAGAAGTCAAAAGAAGCACTTGCTCCACTAGTTTCACATGATACTTGTTAGGGGACTCTGTTAGCACCGGGCAAACCCGCTATCAGCCTACAGCCAATTTGTTTGAAAATCTGCAAGCTGGCTTTAGCCGTTAGCCTGCTAAACAAAGAGGTATACAACTGGCATGATACTATGGAGGCACTGTAAAGAATACTCTGCTGATTTGTATGTTGTCAGTGATGCAAGCCAGAATGTGGGCAGAGGACAGAAGGGAACCTGTGGAATTCCGCTGAGTAAACTGGGTGACTGATTGAATAAACAAATGCGCATCTTAATAACTGAGCACTGAGTCCGGCGGGAGAAAGGTGGCACCTGTGGAATTCTGCCTACCTGAGCCACGAGTGCCAGGGGAGTTGGGATCATCCTGAAGGACCGAGAGACGGCAAGAAAAATCTGTTAGCATCCTGTTTCCACAAGCAGATTAAAGCTGCCGTAGTTAACATTTCCAACAAGTCCTGCGTGACTAATTCCTCACTAATGAATAATTCATGATGTTTCCTTATAGAAGACAGATTACAGACACCAGAGCCCAAGTCATTATTAATCCATTGCTGTTTTGCAGAAAGCAATTAGCAGTTAATACAATTAAAGTGTTGGCTAGACAGATTCAAGAATTGTTACGGAGATAATTATCATCATACCTTACTTGTGAAGGAATTTATCGCGGTTAAAAGCTAACATTTCAGATGCACAATTCAAACTCATTACCTGACactatgtacatacatacagtactgtgcaaaagtcttagactTACTATTTGggtaataaatgtatattttctcagaaaaaaaatcacaatttaacattagaacgtGTGAAACTGAACAGTAATAcgataaaaaacaaacaagaatttcttctgttcacCAAAAAGTTATTGATATCTTGCTGGATAGCTAGATTAACACCGCTTTGGTTCCCAAGCCTCTGTttaggggcacctcagccattcaatgtattcattaaatttctcCACTAtcttaattcattaattaacttaattcaTTAGATAACTCCATGAGTcactgattagccaaacaaggcgGGGAAGTGGTAGAGTAGGGAAATTCGCTGGTATCTttgatggttgctgcaaatactgtggtgattttaggagaggttttgaaatggctaagctgacataCTCCAACAGATATCATTTTCTGTGACTGATAACACTTTCGCCAAAGTAATGTATGTAACCACATGCTCATGGACACTTGTgagcacaaataaatatattagtgacattaGTAAAATAATCAATAGTAAAATATCACCACAGAAACTATGCAATAGTTTAGCTCAGAGATACACAAATAATATATGTCAAAGATATGGGACCCAAACTATGAAAACTGTATCTGAGTTATTCAGGTAATGAGTGTGGTAATTAAGCCCAACcataatacatacagtatctgGTCCCATAAAAGAGGGCAGGAGAAAATGTAGAGGTTGAATCATTGATCAGGTAACCACAGTCTTTGCAGTGTGTGaccctgctgttgtaccattgAGGAGGCTGGCTGTAGTACCCGTTACACATAAGGCCcattaaacaaaacaataacatgAGATGTGGCATTTTCTGTCTTTTGCTTTGGTACAGGACATTTGTAACCTTTCACACAAACAGGATGGCATTCACAGATGATGTAATCTCATTTCAAGTAACATGATGGAAAGTACAACTTTATGTTCTGAAGGCCGGATCTTGTCTTTCCAACGCAGGACGACATTGCCTGCACTTCGCAATCACGGTCACAGTGACTTACGCTTTGGCCGTCTTCCTCTTTCCTGTCCCCAGATTTCTCTGTCTGTGTAGCTGCTTTCCTCCTGTCACATGCAAACAGATACATTAGAtacatgggggcggggggggggcactcagcTAATAAGCGCCCATTAAGTTCTTCTCATAAGGGCTTTTCTGGATAAAACGCAAGCCTCTCATCACAGTGTAAATATATCTGCAAATGGTGGATTCTCTTATACAATTTAACCTGTTTTGCCCTCAAAAGTgtgtttgtgcttaaaatgtaATAACAGTGGTACAATGTCTGGAACAACCCATGACCCAGGAATGTGACCTTTCCCGTTTCCTTATTTCACGTCGTGACACGTCGATAAGTATCGAGACTGCAGGTTCCCCTAAACGCTTTTGTCTGTGCAGATAGTCTGGGCGCCATAGCACTGATAACTGCGGCTCTGACAACATCTGAGtaccatgtgccccccccccaacccccccccccccccctgccttcctcTCACCGTCGTGCAAGAAGGGCGTTCATTTCCTGCATCAAGCCACCGTTACTGCCCCCGCTTGTTCGGTTGGCATCATTCTTGGCACCACTAGAAGACCCATCTTCAGACTAGTGGAgagtgcgcaca
Encoded proteins:
- the degs2 gene encoding sphingolipid delta(4)-desaturase/C4-monooxygenase DES2 isoform X1, whose protein sequence is MGEKAGRVDFEWVYTDQPHTSRRKEILAKYPEIKSLMGPDPQLKWVVTGMVLTQLLACYLVQDVSWKWVVIWAYTFGGCINHSLTLAIHDISHNVAFGNKQARWNRWFAMFANLPIGLPYSASFKKYHIDHHRYLGGDGLDVDVPTDLEGWFFCTPFRKLIWLFLQPFFYALRPLVVNPKPVSSLEVLNAAVQLVADVCIFYLWGLKPIVYLISGSILCMGLHPISGHFIAEHYMFLKGHETYSYYGPLNLITFNVGYHMEHHDFPSIPGSRLPLVKKMAAEYYDSLPQHTSWVRVLWDFVFDDSIGPYARIKREYKLVKQE
- the degs2 gene encoding sphingolipid delta(4)-desaturase/C4-monooxygenase DES2 isoform X2 produces the protein MQIHRSCCRAKYPEIKSLMGPDPQLKWVVTGMVLTQLLACYLVQDVSWKWVVIWAYTFGGCINHSLTLAIHDISHNVAFGNKQARWNRWFAMFANLPIGLPYSASFKKYHIDHHRYLGGDGLDVDVPTDLEGWFFCTPFRKLIWLFLQPFFYALRPLVVNPKPVSSLEVLNAAVQLVADVCIFYLWGLKPIVYLISGSILCMGLHPISGHFIAEHYMFLKGHETYSYYGPLNLITFNVGYHMEHHDFPSIPGSRLPLVKKMAAEYYDSLPQHTSWVRVLWDFVFDDSIGPYARIKREYKLVKQE
- the degs2 gene encoding sphingolipid delta(4)-desaturase/C4-monooxygenase DES2 isoform X3; the encoded protein is MGPDPQLKWVVTGMVLTQLLACYLVQDVSWKWVVIWAYTFGGCINHSLTLAIHDISHNVAFGNKQARWNRWFAMFANLPIGLPYSASFKKYHIDHHRYLGGDGLDVDVPTDLEGWFFCTPFRKLIWLFLQPFFYALRPLVVNPKPVSSLEVLNAAVQLVADVCIFYLWGLKPIVYLISGSILCMGLHPISGHFIAEHYMFLKGHETYSYYGPLNLITFNVGYHMEHHDFPSIPGSRLPLVKKMAAEYYDSLPQHTSWVRVLWDFVFDDSIGPYARIKREYKLVKQE